One part of the Sorangiineae bacterium MSr11954 genome encodes these proteins:
- a CDS encoding amino acid adenylation domain-containing protein: MSEDLFVFPMSFAQERLWLLAELEPESTSYNMAAAVRLDGPLDTGRVETCVSEIVQRHEVLRTTFEVVDGQPCQVIRPARAQRIPVVDLRGLPPSEREPEARRLIERESRRPFDLVNGPLLRLLLLRLGPDEHVLVWVVHHIVFDGWSTQLVLREFAALYTAFTASQPSPLADVALQYADFADWQRRRAETGALAAQLAYWTQKLAGQDGILELPTDRPRPAVQGHHGARYFFQLPGELANGLRDRAKQRGTTLYTVLLAAFQAVLARYTGATDIRVGTPVTNRSRAELEGLVGCFANTVVLRTDLGGDPSFASLLARVKDTVRDAQANQEVPFDRVVEAVRPTRDLSHAPLCQVLFALQPALGEAPRIPGLDMRLLDLDAGGAQFDLSLEFAPDGEGLAGAIEYDEDLFDEARIARFGAHVRRVLEGAVANPDARLSQLPMLAPEELRQLLAWSRSGPSSLASPSTSRPVHRMFEEQAARTPEAVAIVHDEQHLTYGELDRRSLRLAYDLRSRGVGGEGAGEVRVGVCLPRSIGMIVAVLGVLRAGGTYVPIDPKYPRERIAGLVGDAGVSVVVADGGAMGDLPPGVEVVDLDPALGGLRGSPSETGGLPDPTFRAEDFAAGQAAYILYTSGSTGVPKGVVVAQRTLARFVETAAAHYAIAPGDRVLQFAALSFDASVEEIFPCLVRGATLVLRTEEMLESVASFLAACARWGMTVLDLPTMYWHRVVAGLEEGLTVPACLRLLIIGGEAALPERVSAWRAARGVAQVRLLNTYGPAEATVSATASDLMAIDARGAIDARDAWAIPIGRPLAGVRAHVLDRAGEPVPIGVMGELYLGGEGLARGYWRRPDQTAARFVPDPFSERPGERLYRTGDCVRWRDDGQLEFAGRVDHQVKLRGFRIEPGEIEAQLAAHPGVREAIVLVREDRPGDRRLVAYVAADATVEPEALRRTLKERVPDYMVPSSFVVRGELPHTPHGKIDRGALPAPTIDIEREATAPATHAEEVLAAVWAALLGRPAVGTRENFFELGGDSILALQVVSRARAAGLAITARQIFLHQTVAELAAVAEALAHPPARAERAEGDVPLTPIQRWFFAQGAENPHHWNQSFLLELRQPVVFEALEAAVAAVAEHHDALRLRFVDTGGAYHQAYAGAPRAAVGRVRVPEAPAEEISREGRITRAAEPWQSQLHLSDGPLLRAVLLEGALSEPAHLLLVAHHLVVDAVSWRILLEDLQLAYAQHTSGEAIRLPATSIPFGAWARRLSAHARSEAIRKHAPAWIAQGGPTPLLPVDDPNGAAVEGETVRLTERLDADATRLLLESAPAYRLRVEEILLTALAGALAQWTGDDTVLIEMEAHGRDALDDADASRTVGWFTSLYPVRLAIPRGAAPDHALREVRERLRSLSPMRESYGLLRHLASDADTQLLRARGAPHVSFNYLGQWDDLFAQSPLFAFSEADPGAERDPKAPRAYELEIDAAVVGGRLRITWSYSGARYRRGTIAELHHDFAARLRALSAHAAAAAARGEVPYTPSDFPLARLQRATLDRVLASRRDVEDVYPLSPLQQGLLFHSLYEPGSGVYVEQVTCRLEGALDQDAFRRAWEAVVEHHGVLRTTFLWEGADEPLQIVRRTAAIAIGAEDWRGLGADEQRARIEARLEADRAEGFDLGQGPLMRVALLRLEDSVHRVLWSHHHLVLDGWSAAIVLRDAFSAYDALRSGRAIALAARTRYRDHIAWLQEHDPDAARPFWQRTLEGFHAATPLPFERAQPGDPPSGQGAETRLLSASATERLQRFAQQQRLTLSAVAQGAWAFVLARTARSEDVLFGITVAGRSAALPASAGLSGVEGMVGLFINTLPLRVAVPASTTVGDWLRDLAKRTTELGPYEHTPLARARAWSPLPSGQPLFESLLVFENYPADPRAYQGLPGLAVRDVAFEEQTNYPLTLTVVPGPELRLRLAYDRRRFDREGAAHVLELVEAALRQLTSHPEVPVGALSLLGELHDRRSLAKRNATERDYAGDRLVHELFEAHAAAKPDDVALIFDERSLRYRELNERANQVAHALRRAGVGPDVLVAIAMERSVEMVVGLLGVLKAGGAYVPIDPEYPADRIAFMLEDAGAEVLLSQWPVASRLPAHRARVLCLDADRATLEREPTANPAVRVAGDNLAYTIYTSGSTGRPKGAGNSHRGLLNRLQWMQERYGLSASDRVLQKTPFSFDVSVWEFFWPLMTGAGLVVARPGDHRDGDRLVELIMRHDVTTLHFVPPMLQAFLETPGVSSCRSLRRVICSGEALPSELARRFFERLGAELHNLYGPTEASIDVTAWACQPEDDGASVPIGTPIANVQTYILDRQGHPVPDGVAGEIHLGGVQLARGYHRRPELTAERFIPDPFGTAPGGRLYRTGDLARYRADGAIEFLGRLDHQVKIRGLRVELGEIEARLLQHPDVREAVVVAREQAHGGKSLAAYVSVAAASAAPPAIGSSAGGASAIGSSAGGASPIGASAGGASAIGASAGGASAIGSSAGGASAIGSSAGVPAAPPGPEDLRAWVAECLPAYMVPARILVLDRLPLSPNGKVDRRALPAPDAMAAAQRPYAPPRTEAERILAEVWAALLGRERIGIDDDFFELGGDSIVTLQVIARAAQRGLRLTPKQMFDHPTIAQAAAVAVPLDASAAPSNAATAPSNAATAPSNAATAPSNAATAPSNAATAPSNAATAPSNAATAPSNAATAPSNAATAPSSASTDDTPAEAARGGSSLVAGDGPPAANNPDLGLSPEEWSDLLDELER, translated from the coding sequence GTGAGCGAGGATCTGTTCGTTTTTCCGATGAGCTTTGCGCAGGAGCGACTCTGGCTCCTCGCCGAGCTCGAGCCCGAGAGCACCTCGTACAACATGGCCGCCGCCGTGCGGCTCGATGGGCCGCTCGATACGGGCCGGGTGGAGACGTGCGTCTCCGAGATCGTGCAGAGGCACGAGGTCTTGCGCACGACGTTCGAGGTGGTCGACGGGCAGCCGTGCCAAGTGATCCGGCCGGCGCGCGCGCAGCGGATCCCGGTGGTCGATCTCCGCGGCCTGCCGCCGAGCGAGCGCGAGCCCGAGGCGCGGCGCCTGATCGAGCGCGAATCGCGGCGCCCCTTCGATCTCGTGAACGGCCCGCTGCTCCGGCTGCTCCTCTTGCGCCTGGGGCCCGATGAGCACGTGCTCGTCTGGGTGGTGCACCACATCGTGTTCGATGGGTGGTCGACGCAGCTGGTCCTTCGCGAGTTCGCCGCGCTGTACACCGCGTTCACGGCCTCGCAGCCGTCGCCGCTCGCGGACGTGGCGCTGCAATACGCGGACTTCGCGGACTGGCAGCGCCGTCGCGCCGAGACGGGCGCCCTCGCCGCGCAGCTCGCATACTGGACCCAAAAGCTCGCCGGCCAAGATGGCATCCTGGAGCTGCCGACGGACCGCCCCCGGCCCGCCGTCCAAGGGCACCACGGCGCGCGCTACTTCTTTCAGCTCCCGGGCGAGCTCGCGAACGGGCTGCGCGATCGGGCGAAGCAACGAGGGACCACCCTCTACACGGTGCTCCTGGCGGCGTTCCAAGCCGTGCTCGCGCGCTACACGGGCGCGACCGACATCCGTGTCGGTACACCGGTCACCAACCGGAGCCGGGCGGAGCTCGAAGGGCTCGTCGGCTGCTTCGCCAACACCGTGGTGCTCCGCACGGATCTGGGCGGCGATCCGTCGTTCGCGTCCCTGCTCGCGCGGGTGAAGGACACCGTGCGCGACGCGCAGGCGAACCAAGAGGTCCCGTTCGATCGCGTGGTCGAGGCCGTGCGCCCGACGCGCGACTTGAGCCACGCTCCGCTCTGCCAAGTGCTGTTCGCGCTCCAGCCCGCGCTAGGGGAGGCGCCGCGTATCCCGGGGCTGGACATGCGGCTGCTCGACCTGGACGCGGGCGGCGCGCAGTTCGATTTGTCCCTCGAGTTCGCGCCCGACGGCGAGGGCCTCGCCGGCGCGATCGAATACGACGAGGACTTGTTCGACGAGGCGCGCATCGCGCGCTTCGGCGCGCACGTGCGCCGTGTGCTCGAAGGCGCGGTGGCGAACCCGGACGCGCGCCTGTCCCAATTGCCGATGCTCGCGCCCGAGGAGCTTCGGCAGCTCCTCGCATGGAGCCGCTCCGGCCCTTCGAGCCTTGCGTCGCCGTCGACCTCGCGTCCCGTGCACCGGATGTTCGAGGAGCAAGCGGCGCGCACGCCCGAGGCGGTGGCCATCGTCCACGACGAGCAGCACCTGACGTACGGTGAGCTCGATCGGCGCTCCCTGCGGCTCGCGTACGATTTACGGAGCCGCGGCGTGGGTGGCGAGGGAGCGGGCGAGGTGCGCGTCGGCGTGTGCCTGCCGCGTTCCATCGGCATGATCGTCGCCGTGCTCGGCGTGCTTCGGGCGGGCGGCACCTATGTTCCCATCGATCCCAAGTACCCACGCGAGCGGATCGCCGGCTTGGTCGGCGATGCCGGCGTCTCCGTGGTCGTCGCCGACGGTGGTGCGATGGGCGATTTGCCGCCTGGGGTCGAGGTGGTGGATCTCGATCCCGCGCTCGGCGGCCTTCGTGGGTCGCCTTCGGAGACGGGCGGCTTGCCGGATCCGACGTTCCGCGCGGAGGATTTTGCCGCCGGGCAGGCGGCGTACATCCTCTATACCTCCGGCTCGACGGGGGTGCCCAAAGGCGTGGTGGTCGCGCAGCGGACGCTCGCGCGCTTCGTCGAAACGGCGGCCGCGCACTACGCCATCGCGCCCGGCGATCGGGTGCTGCAGTTCGCGGCGCTGAGCTTCGATGCGAGCGTGGAGGAGATTTTTCCGTGCCTCGTGCGCGGCGCGACCTTGGTGCTGCGCACGGAAGAAATGCTCGAGTCGGTGGCATCGTTCCTCGCGGCGTGCGCGCGATGGGGCATGACCGTGCTGGACCTTCCGACCATGTATTGGCACCGCGTGGTGGCGGGCCTGGAGGAGGGTCTCACGGTGCCGGCTTGCCTGCGGCTGCTCATCATCGGCGGCGAGGCGGCCTTGCCGGAGCGGGTGAGCGCGTGGCGCGCCGCACGTGGCGTCGCGCAGGTTCGCTTGCTCAACACGTACGGGCCGGCCGAGGCGACCGTGAGCGCGACGGCCAGTGACTTGATGGCGATCGATGCGCGCGGCGCGATCGATGCGCGCGACGCATGGGCGATCCCCATCGGCCGCCCCCTCGCGGGCGTGCGCGCCCATGTGCTCGACCGCGCGGGGGAGCCCGTTCCCATCGGCGTCATGGGGGAGCTCTACTTGGGCGGAGAAGGCCTCGCGCGCGGGTACTGGAGGCGTCCGGACCAAACCGCCGCGCGCTTCGTGCCGGATCCGTTCTCCGAGCGGCCGGGGGAGCGGCTGTATCGGACGGGCGATTGCGTCCGCTGGCGCGACGATGGGCAGCTGGAGTTCGCGGGCCGCGTGGATCACCAGGTCAAGCTGCGCGGCTTTCGCATCGAGCCGGGCGAGATCGAGGCGCAGCTCGCCGCGCACCCCGGCGTGCGGGAGGCCATCGTGCTCGTGCGGGAGGACCGCCCGGGAGACCGCCGCTTGGTGGCGTACGTCGCGGCCGATGCCACCGTGGAGCCGGAAGCCCTCCGGCGCACCTTGAAGGAGCGGGTGCCGGACTACATGGTGCCCTCGTCGTTCGTGGTGCGGGGCGAGCTGCCCCATACGCCCCACGGCAAGATCGATCGCGGTGCGCTGCCGGCCCCCACGATCGACATCGAACGCGAGGCCACCGCGCCCGCGACCCACGCGGAGGAGGTCCTCGCCGCGGTGTGGGCGGCGCTCCTCGGGCGGCCGGCGGTCGGGACGCGGGAGAACTTCTTCGAGCTCGGGGGCGATTCGATCCTGGCGCTGCAGGTCGTCTCGCGCGCGCGGGCCGCCGGGCTCGCGATCACGGCGCGTCAGATCTTCCTTCATCAGACCGTCGCCGAGCTGGCCGCGGTCGCGGAGGCGCTCGCGCATCCGCCGGCGCGCGCCGAGCGCGCGGAGGGCGACGTCCCGCTCACCCCCATCCAGCGCTGGTTCTTCGCGCAGGGCGCCGAGAACCCGCACCACTGGAACCAGTCGTTCTTGCTCGAGCTGCGCCAGCCCGTGGTGTTCGAGGCCCTGGAGGCCGCCGTTGCCGCGGTGGCGGAGCATCACGACGCCCTGAGGTTGCGCTTCGTCGATACGGGCGGCGCGTACCACCAAGCGTACGCGGGGGCGCCGCGCGCGGCGGTCGGGCGCGTGCGCGTCCCCGAGGCTCCCGCGGAGGAGATCTCCCGAGAAGGGCGCATCACCCGCGCCGCGGAGCCCTGGCAGTCGCAGCTTCATCTGAGCGACGGGCCGCTCCTCCGTGCCGTGCTCCTCGAGGGCGCCTTGTCCGAGCCCGCCCATTTGCTGCTGGTCGCGCATCACCTGGTGGTCGACGCCGTCTCCTGGCGCATCCTGCTCGAAGATCTGCAGCTCGCCTATGCGCAGCACACCTCGGGCGAAGCGATCCGTCTCCCCGCGACGTCCATCCCCTTCGGCGCGTGGGCGCGCCGCCTTTCGGCGCACGCCCGATCGGAGGCGATCCGAAAGCACGCGCCCGCGTGGATCGCGCAGGGTGGCCCGACGCCTTTGCTTCCCGTGGACGATCCGAACGGCGCGGCCGTCGAGGGCGAAACCGTTCGCCTCACGGAGCGCCTCGATGCGGACGCCACGCGGCTCCTGCTCGAATCGGCCCCCGCGTACCGGCTGCGGGTGGAGGAGATCCTGCTCACCGCCCTCGCCGGCGCGCTCGCGCAGTGGACGGGAGACGACACGGTGCTCATCGAGATGGAGGCGCACGGACGCGACGCGCTCGACGACGCCGACGCCTCCCGCACCGTGGGGTGGTTCACATCGCTGTACCCCGTCCGACTGGCGATCCCCCGAGGCGCCGCGCCCGATCACGCGCTGCGCGAGGTGAGGGAACGACTGCGCAGTCTATCGCCCATGCGTGAGAGCTACGGGCTGCTTCGCCACCTCGCGAGCGACGCGGACACGCAGCTGCTCCGCGCTCGAGGCGCGCCCCACGTGAGCTTCAACTACCTCGGACAGTGGGACGACCTCTTTGCGCAAAGCCCGCTCTTTGCGTTCTCCGAGGCCGACCCCGGCGCCGAGCGCGATCCCAAGGCCCCCCGAGCGTACGAGCTGGAGATCGACGCGGCGGTCGTCGGCGGACGCTTGCGGATCACGTGGAGCTACAGCGGTGCGCGCTACCGGCGCGGGACCATCGCAGAGCTCCACCACGACTTCGCGGCCCGGCTCCGCGCGCTCTCGGCGCACGCCGCCGCGGCGGCCGCGCGGGGCGAGGTGCCCTACACGCCCTCGGACTTCCCGCTCGCGCGGCTCCAACGAGCCACGTTGGATCGCGTGCTCGCCTCCCGCCGCGACGTCGAGGACGTGTACCCTCTGAGCCCACTTCAACAAGGGCTGCTCTTTCACAGCCTGTACGAGCCCGGCTCCGGCGTCTATGTCGAGCAGGTGACGTGCCGGCTGGAGGGCGCGCTCGACCAGGACGCGTTCCGCCGCGCGTGGGAGGCCGTCGTGGAGCACCACGGCGTGCTGCGCACGACGTTCCTTTGGGAGGGCGCCGACGAACCGCTTCAGATCGTCCGGCGGACGGCGGCCATCGCCATCGGCGCCGAAGACTGGCGCGGCCTCGGCGCAGACGAGCAGCGTGCGCGAATCGAGGCGCGTCTCGAGGCGGATCGCGCCGAGGGCTTCGACCTGGGTCAGGGCCCGCTCATGCGCGTCGCGCTCCTTCGGTTGGAGGACAGCGTCCATCGGGTCCTATGGAGCCATCACCACCTCGTCCTCGACGGGTGGTCCGCGGCCATCGTCCTGCGCGACGCGTTCTCGGCCTACGATGCCTTGCGCAGCGGCCGCGCCATCGCGTTGGCGGCGCGCACGCGCTACCGCGACCACATCGCGTGGCTGCAGGAGCACGATCCCGATGCGGCGAGGCCATTTTGGCAGCGCACCTTGGAGGGCTTCCACGCCGCCACACCGTTGCCCTTCGAGCGGGCGCAGCCGGGGGATCCGCCGAGCGGACAGGGCGCGGAGACGCGGCTCCTGTCGGCATCGGCCACCGAGCGGCTCCAACGCTTCGCGCAGCAGCAGCGACTCACGCTCAGCGCCGTGGCCCAGGGTGCGTGGGCGTTCGTGCTCGCGCGCACGGCGCGCTCCGAGGACGTCCTCTTTGGGATCACGGTGGCCGGTCGATCGGCGGCGCTCCCTGCTTCCGCGGGCCTCTCCGGGGTGGAGGGCATGGTCGGCCTCTTCATCAACACGCTCCCGTTGCGCGTGGCCGTGCCGGCATCGACCACGGTCGGGGACTGGCTGCGCGATCTCGCGAAGCGCACCACGGAGCTCGGGCCCTACGAGCACACGCCCCTCGCCCGCGCGCGCGCCTGGAGCCCCCTGCCCTCGGGCCAGCCGCTCTTCGAGAGCCTCTTGGTCTTCGAGAACTACCCGGCCGATCCGCGCGCCTACCAGGGGCTGCCCGGGCTCGCGGTGCGGGATGTCGCGTTCGAGGAGCAGACCAACTATCCGCTCACCCTGACCGTCGTCCCGGGCCCCGAGCTCCGGCTCCGTCTCGCCTACGATCGGCGCCGCTTCGACCGGGAGGGCGCCGCGCACGTGCTCGAGTTGGTCGAGGCGGCGCTTCGTCAGCTGACCAGCCACCCCGAGGTACCGGTGGGCGCGCTCTCGCTCCTCGGCGAGCTGCACGATCGGCGCAGCCTGGCCAAGCGGAACGCGACCGAGCGGGACTATGCGGGCGATCGCCTCGTCCACGAGCTCTTCGAAGCGCATGCCGCCGCGAAGCCCGACGACGTGGCGCTGATCTTCGACGAGCGCAGCCTGCGCTACCGCGAGTTGAACGAGCGCGCCAACCAGGTCGCGCACGCCCTCCGGCGCGCGGGGGTCGGCCCCGACGTGCTCGTCGCCATCGCGATGGAGCGCTCGGTGGAGATGGTGGTGGGCCTGCTCGGCGTCCTCAAGGCCGGAGGCGCCTATGTGCCCATCGATCCGGAGTATCCGGCCGATCGCATCGCCTTCATGCTCGAGGACGCGGGGGCCGAGGTGCTGCTCAGTCAGTGGCCCGTGGCCTCGCGCCTGCCGGCCCATCGGGCGCGCGTGCTTTGCCTCGACGCGGACCGAGCCACCCTCGAGCGGGAGCCCACCGCGAACCCGGCCGTCCGCGTGGCCGGCGACAACCTGGCGTACACGATTTACACGTCCGGCTCGACGGGTCGCCCCAAGGGTGCCGGCAACAGCCACCGGGGTCTGCTCAATCGGCTGCAGTGGATGCAGGAGCGCTACGGTCTTTCGGCGTCGGACCGGGTGCTTCAGAAGACCCCATTCAGCTTCGATGTCTCCGTTTGGGAGTTCTTTTGGCCGCTCATGACGGGGGCCGGGTTGGTCGTGGCGCGCCCCGGAGATCACCGCGACGGCGATCGGCTGGTCGAGCTCATCATGCGGCACGACGTGACGACCCTGCACTTCGTTCCGCCGATGCTCCAAGCCTTTTTGGAGACCCCGGGGGTCTCGTCGTGCCGCTCGCTCCGGCGCGTGATCTGCAGCGGTGAAGCGTTGCCGTCGGAGCTCGCGCGGCGCTTCTTCGAGCGGCTCGGCGCGGAGCTGCACAACCTCTACGGTCCCACCGAGGCCTCGATCGACGTAACGGCGTGGGCGTGCCAGCCCGAGGACGATGGCGCGTCGGTGCCCATCGGCACGCCCATCGCGAACGTGCAAACGTACATCCTCGATCGCCAGGGTCACCCGGTGCCGGACGGCGTGGCCGGGGAGATCCATCTGGGCGGTGTGCAGCTCGCGCGCGGCTACCACCGGCGCCCGGAGCTGACGGCCGAGCGCTTCATCCCCGATCCGTTTGGTACGGCACCGGGAGGACGGCTGTATCGAACGGGCGATCTCGCCCGCTACCGAGCCGACGGCGCCATCGAGTTCCTCGGACGGCTCGATCACCAGGTGAAGATCCGGGGCCTGCGCGTGGAGCTCGGCGAGATCGAGGCGCGCCTGCTCCAGCACCCCGACGTCCGCGAAGCGGTGGTGGTCGCGCGCGAGCAGGCGCACGGGGGAAAGAGCCTCGCGGCGTACGTATCGGTGGCGGCTGCGTCGGCTGCCCCGCCGGCGATCGGCTCGTCCGCGGGCGGCGCCTCGGCGATCGGCTCGTCCGCGGGCGGCGCCTCGCCGATTGGCGCGTCCGCAGGCGGCGCCTCGGCGATCGGCGCGTCCGCAGGCGGCGCCTCGGCGATTGGCTCGTCCGCGGGCGGCGCCTCGGCGATTGGCTCGTCCGCGGGCGTGCCGGCGGCGCCGCCGGGGCCCGAGGATCTTCGCGCCTGGGTGGCGGAGTGCCTCCCGGCGTACATGGTGCCTGCGCGGATCCTCGTGCTCGATCGGCTGCCGCTGTCGCCGAATGGCAAGGTCGATCGGCGCGCGCTGCCGGCGCCCGACGCGATGGCCGCGGCCCAGCGTCCCTACGCCCCACCTCGGACCGAGGCGGAGCGCATCTTGGCCGAGGTGTGGGCGGCGCTGTTGGGACGCGAGCGGATCGGCATCGACGACGACTTCTTCGAGCTGGGTGGCGATTCGATCGTTACCTTGCAGGTCATCGCACGGGCGGCCCAGCGCGGTCTGCGCCTGACGCCCAAGCAGATGTTCGACCATCCGACCATCGCCCAGGCCGCGGCGGTGGCCGTCCCGCTCGACGCATCGGCCGCACCGTCGAACGCGGCGACCGCACCGTCGAACGCGGCGACCGCACCGTCGAACGCGGCGACCGCACCGTCGAACGCGGCGACCGCACCGTCGAACGCGGCGACCGCACCGTCGAACGCGGCGACCGCACCGTCGAACGCGGCGACCGCACCGTCGAACGCGGCGACCGCACCGTCGAACGCGGCGACCGCACCGTCGAGCGCTTCGACGGACGACACGCCCGCCGAGGCCGCGCGGGGTGGATCGTCGCTCGTCGCGGGCGATGGTCCTCCGGCGGCCAACAACCCAGACCTTGGCTTGTCCCCCGAGGAGTGGAGCGATCTCCTGGACGAGCTGGAGAGGTGA
- a CDS encoding TauD/TfdA family dioxygenase, whose product MSFPPIVSPSGPGDLSDFAESIRAAVEERLTRHGAVLFRGYPVRGPRDFERIVSFVTPDLLEYTFGSTPRSRLSGRIYTSTEYPAHQQIPLHNEQSYTTEWPLKIWFYCAKPALEGGETPLADSREVLRRIPARIRERFAAKKVMYTRNYGNGLDVPWEKVFGTEDRAEVERFCKDAEIVCEWKEDGELRTRQVCQAIATHPRTKEAVWFNQAHLFHVSNLEPAARDGLLAIFAEDELPRNAFYGDGTPIEDGILDEIREVYRQVAVSFPWREGDVVLADNMLVAHGRTSFKGPRQVLVAMAESYRPEGGAGGGPRS is encoded by the coding sequence GTGAGCTTCCCTCCCATCGTGAGCCCGAGCGGGCCGGGCGATCTGTCGGACTTTGCCGAAAGCATCCGCGCCGCCGTGGAAGAGCGGCTCACGAGGCATGGGGCCGTTCTCTTCCGCGGATATCCCGTGCGCGGCCCCCGCGACTTCGAGCGCATCGTGTCGTTCGTCACCCCCGATCTCCTCGAGTACACCTTTGGCTCGACCCCGCGGTCTCGGCTTTCGGGACGCATCTACACGTCCACCGAGTACCCCGCGCACCAGCAGATCCCGCTGCACAACGAGCAGTCGTACACCACCGAGTGGCCGCTCAAGATTTGGTTCTATTGCGCAAAGCCCGCCCTCGAGGGCGGCGAGACACCGCTCGCCGACAGCCGCGAGGTGCTCCGCCGGATCCCCGCGCGCATCCGTGAGCGCTTCGCGGCCAAGAAGGTCATGTACACGCGCAACTACGGCAACGGCCTCGACGTCCCTTGGGAGAAGGTCTTCGGCACCGAGGACCGCGCGGAGGTCGAGCGCTTCTGCAAGGACGCGGAGATCGTCTGCGAGTGGAAGGAGGACGGCGAGCTGCGCACGCGGCAAGTTTGCCAGGCCATCGCCACGCACCCGCGCACGAAGGAGGCGGTCTGGTTCAATCAAGCGCACCTCTTTCACGTCTCCAACCTGGAGCCGGCGGCGCGCGATGGCTTGCTGGCCATCTTCGCGGAGGACGAGCTGCCCCGCAACGCCTTCTACGGCGACGGCACGCCCATCGAGGACGGGATCCTCGACGAGATTCGGGAGGTCTACCGGCAAGTCGCCGTGTCCTTCCCCTGGAGGGAGGGCGACGTGGTGCTCGCCGACAACATGTTGGTGGCCCACGGGCGGACGTCCTTCAAAGGGCCCCGCCAAGTCCTGGTGGCCATGGCCGAGTCATACCGCCCCGAGGGCGGCGCCGGGGGAGGACCCAGGTCGTGA
- a CDS encoding MbtH family protein: MSTENPTNPTIAKHQASPSEQEDTTIYKVVVNHEEQYSIWPEYRENPLGWRDAGKSGTKAECLDHIARVWTDMRPLSLRKQMEGQTP; the protein is encoded by the coding sequence ATGAGCACCGAAAATCCGACCAACCCGACGATCGCAAAGCACCAGGCAAGCCCGAGCGAGCAGGAAGACACGACGATCTACAAAGTCGTGGTCAACCACGAGGAGCAGTACTCGATCTGGCCCGAGTACCGCGAGAACCCCCTGGGCTGGCGCGACGCCGGCAAGAGCGGCACCAAGGCCGAGTGCTTGGACCATATCGCCCGGGTTTGGACCGACATGCGCCCCCTCAGCCTGCGCAAGCAGATGGAGGGGCAGACGCCGTGA